In Deltaproteobacteria bacterium, the genomic stretch TTATCCAGTTCCTTTAAGCGGGTTTCCACTTCGGCCAGAGTTTCCTGGTCCCCTTCGGCCGAAGCCAGATCGTACAGGATTTCGGCTTCCTCCAATTGGGTTTGGGTTTGTTCCCACTCGGAAACGGCCTGACTGAGTTTTCCCCTTTCTTTCAGGACGGTCTTGGCCTGATCCTGGTTATCCCAAAAGGCATTCTGGGCCGTCATCTTTTCCAGGACGGTCAGGCGTTCTTTTTTGGTGGTCAGGTCAAAGATAGTCGCCTAATTTAATCAATTTATCTTTAATACGACTTATTTCTTCAATCATAGTCTTACTCCCCTTTTAGTCTTTACTAATCTTAAAGTGATTCCCAAGAGAAAAATAAGGCCGCAAAAAACAATGATCAAGTCGCCATGGCGGGCATAAAAAGTCTTATCTTCTCTAAGAGGGATTGTAGCATAAATTCCCCCGGTTTCAAACAAAGGAAATCGTTCGGTGATCCGGCCCGTGGAATCGATGATGGCGCTGAAACCCGTATTGGCGGCCCGAGCCACCCAGACCCTGTTTTCTATAGCCCGGAAAGTAAGCATGGACAGGTGCTGGTAGGGAGCGGAGGTCTTCCCGAACCAGGCGTCATTGGTCATGTTGACCAGAAGCCGGCATCCTTCCCGGCTATAAGCCCGGCTCAATTCCGGGAAAATGGTTTCAAAACAGATTAGGACACCTACCTTCCCCTTTGGATGATCCAACCCGTTACTGCCAGGCCCTGGTTTAAAATCGCCTATGGCCTGGACCATTTTCCCGACAAAGGGCAACCATTTCTTTAAAGGGACATATTCTCCAAAAGGGACCAGATGGACTTTATCATAGAAACTCATCCGTCCTTCCGGACTCAAAAGATAAGCCCGGTTAAAAAATTGAAGCTCCCTGCCCTGATGGCTTGCGGCTGGGCTCCCGAAGAGGAGATGGCTTCCGGTCCGTTGGGTCAACTGGAACATCTGGGGAGTCAAACGGTTTTCGCTTAAAAAATAAAATGGCACGGCTGTTTCCGGCCAGATAATCAGATCAGCGGCTTCAGCCCCATATTTTAAAGTTAGGTCCTTATAAAGATTAATGGTTTTTTCCTGAAAGGCCGGATTCCATTTCAAGGACTGATCGATATTCCCCTGGATGACAGCCACTTTCAGAGAAGGGACCTGTTGGTCCCTTTGTTTCTGTTTTGACAAGGTCTGGTAGCCGAAAAGGATGGTTAGAAAAACCAGGAAAGCGGTGAAGGCCCCTGCCTGCCATTTTCGGGACCTTTTTTTTAAAGGGCCATGGGCCAGGAAAAGCTGAAACAGGGTCTGATTAACCAGGACGATCAGGAAAGAAACCCCCCAAACCCCGGTTATTTCCGCTATCTGGACCACCGGCAAATAGTTATACTGGGAATATCCCAATAATTCCCAGGGAAACCCGGTTAAAAGATAAGCCCGCAAAAATTCCAATCCCACCCAGATCGAAGGGGCCCACAGTAAAGAGAAAAGCCCTTCGGAAGGCAATAAACCCCAAAGCCAGGCAAAGGCCCCGGTGTAAAGGGCCAAATAAAAGACCATCAGCAG encodes the following:
- the lnt gene encoding apolipoprotein N-acyltransferase, which codes for MARLNLESDGPISLMGLPFKKKQLEEYFLILASALLVFLSFPKISWSILAWGAFLPLLKSIEGQPAGKRFRLGYLFGVAYSLGVFYWVTHSMHYYGGLDTVTSYSILLLMVFYLALYTGAFAWLWGLLPSEGLFSLLWAPSIWVGLEFLRAYLLTGFPWELLGYSQYNYLPVVQIAEITGVWGVSFLIVLVNQTLFQLFLAHGPLKKRSRKWQAGAFTAFLVFLTILFGYQTLSKQKQRDQQVPSLKVAVIQGNIDQSLKWNPAFQEKTINLYKDLTLKYGAEAADLIIWPETAVPFYFLSENRLTPQMFQLTQRTGSHLLFGSPAASHQGRELQFFNRAYLLSPEGRMSFYDKVHLVPFGEYVPLKKWLPFVGKMVQAIGDFKPGPGSNGLDHPKGKVGVLICFETIFPELSRAYSREGCRLLVNMTNDAWFGKTSAPYQHLSMLTFRAIENRVWVARAANTGFSAIIDSTGRITERFPLFETGGIYATIPLREDKTFYARHGDLIIVFCGLIFLLGITLRLVKTKRGVRL